One window of Inquilinus sp. KBS0705 genomic DNA carries:
- a CDS encoding amidohydrolase produces MKKLWPALLLLIVACKQKEYNADLFVKNAVVYTVDSTFTTADAFVVSNGKIIAVGKADTLEQKYLAKEVVDAGGKAVYPGFIDAHAHFFEYGLGLQEVDLTGSKSWDAIVDSVSNYAGKNTEGWITGHGWDQNIWVNKQFPSKAKLDSLFPVRPVLLSRIDGHAAIANQAALNIAGIKPGQTIIGGTIETVNGKLTGILVDNAVGIVTRKIPEPTEQVVQSALLSAQKNCLAVGLTTVDDCGLPYTLINVIAQLQHKGDLKMRMYLMLADKQENYDYLFKRGAYKTPGLNVRAFKVYADGALGSRGACLLKPYSDQKNWNGFLLSPKAHYDEVAKKIYEKGFQMCTHAIGDSANRVILKAYAAVLKGKNDRRWRIEHSQIVAPEDVKMFGEYSIIPSVQPTHATSDMVWAAKRLGAQRLKSAYAYKAFMQQNGWIPLGTDFPVENINPMYTFYAAVERKDLKGSPTGGFQMENALNRTEALKGMTIWAAKANFEEKEKGSIEVGKYADFVILDKDIMKAKGNELPNVKVIKTYINGVKVYEKK; encoded by the coding sequence ATGAAGAAACTTTGGCCCGCGCTGCTTTTACTTATTGTAGCCTGTAAACAAAAAGAATATAACGCCGATCTGTTTGTAAAAAACGCGGTAGTTTACACGGTTGATAGCACCTTTACCACTGCTGATGCCTTTGTGGTAAGTAACGGTAAAATTATAGCTGTGGGCAAAGCCGATACATTAGAACAGAAATATTTGGCTAAAGAAGTGGTTGACGCAGGCGGTAAAGCGGTTTATCCAGGTTTTATTGATGCACACGCGCATTTTTTTGAATACGGCCTGGGCCTGCAGGAGGTTGACCTTACCGGCAGTAAAAGCTGGGATGCTATTGTAGATAGCGTGAGCAACTATGCAGGCAAAAATACAGAGGGATGGATAACCGGCCACGGCTGGGATCAAAACATATGGGTAAACAAGCAGTTCCCCTCTAAAGCCAAATTGGATTCGTTGTTCCCCGTGCGCCCGGTGCTGCTAAGCCGTATTGACGGGCACGCTGCCATTGCCAACCAGGCTGCTTTAAATATTGCAGGCATAAAGCCTGGTCAAACCATTATAGGTGGCACTATAGAAACTGTTAACGGTAAACTAACCGGTATATTAGTTGATAACGCGGTGGGCATAGTTACCCGTAAAATACCCGAGCCAACCGAGCAGGTTGTACAAAGCGCGCTATTATCGGCACAAAAAAATTGTTTAGCCGTAGGCTTAACCACTGTTGACGATTGCGGCCTGCCTTATACGCTAATTAACGTAATTGCACAACTACAACATAAAGGCGACCTGAAGATGCGCATGTACCTGATGCTGGCCGATAAGCAGGAAAACTACGATTACCTGTTTAAACGCGGCGCATACAAAACACCGGGCTTAAACGTACGCGCTTTTAAGGTTTATGCTGATGGTGCCCTGGGCTCGCGTGGGGCATGTTTGTTAAAGCCATACTCCGACCAAAAGAATTGGAACGGCTTTTTGCTAAGCCCTAAAGCGCATTACGATGAAGTAGCTAAAAAAATATACGAAAAAGGCTTCCAAATGTGTACCCATGCTATCGGCGACTCGGCTAACAGGGTGATATTGAAAGCTTACGCCGCTGTTTTAAAGGGCAAAAACGATAGACGCTGGCGGATAGAGCATTCGCAAATTGTTGCGCCGGAAGATGTTAAAATGTTTGGCGAGTATAGCATTATACCATCGGTGCAACCTACACATGCTACCTCTGATATGGTTTGGGCGGCAAAGCGCTTAGGCGCACAGCGCTTAAAATCGGCTTATGCTTATAAGGCCTTTATGCAGCAAAATGGCTGGATACCTTTAGGTACCGATTTCCCGGTTGAAAACATTAACCCCATGTATACGTTTTATGCAGCAGTTGAGCGCAAAGACCTTAAAGGATCGCCTACTGGTGGTTTCCAGATGGAAAACGCGCTTAACCGTACCGAAGCTTTAAAGGGCATGACCATTTGGGCAGCCAAAGCCAACTTTGAAGAAAAGGAAAAAGGCAGTATTGAAGTTGGTAAATATGCCGATTTTGTGATATTGGATAAAGATATCATGAAAGCCAAAGGCAACGAGTTACCTAATGTTAAAGTAATAAAAACGTATATAAATGGTGTTAAGGTTTATGAGAAAAAATAA
- the mutL gene encoding DNA mismatch repair endonuclease MutL produces MPDIIQLLPDAVANQIAAGEVVQRPASAVKELIENAIDAGADKIQLILKDAGKGLIQVIDNGCGMSLTDARMCFERHATSKIRKAEDLFAIRTMGFRGEAMASIAAIAQVELKTRRHDDELGTCIVIEGSEVISQEACSAKTGTSISIKNLFYNTPARRNFLKSNPVEMRHIIDEFQRVALANPQVFLTMHHDGQEVYHLPAAALKQRIVHLLGNNYNQRLVPVEEDTTIINLRGFVGKPEFARKTRGEQFFFVNNRFIKDAYLNHAVLTAFQELLPDETYPLYVLFIDIDPSKIDINVHPTKTEIKYQDEKAIYAIIRSAVKRSLGKYNITPTLDFDQENSIGHLITPKPFEDIIQPSIAFNPDFNPFAAEKKIEREIPFLRNTNDHYSAIPRNWDTLYEIGKKEETLQHEMHAEKSIPIDEQDISKTSEKQFFQVHNRFILSQIKSGFMLINQQAAHERILYERFLQQLQNHSGVSQQSLFPQSVTLNSSDFELLKELLPDIRALGFDIREFGKNTVVVEGIPADITNANEHQLLEQLLEGFKNNLAILKLDKRDNLARSLARNAALKAGVKLSMEEMNQLVDQLFACQMPNLALNGKPVISTFTLNELAERFEK; encoded by the coding sequence ATGCCAGATATTATACAGCTTTTACCGGATGCCGTTGCTAACCAGATAGCCGCCGGCGAAGTAGTACAGCGCCCGGCTTCGGCCGTAAAGGAGTTGATAGAGAACGCGATAGATGCAGGCGCCGATAAGATACAGTTAATACTAAAAGATGCTGGCAAAGGATTGATACAGGTGATAGACAACGGTTGCGGCATGAGCCTTACCGACGCCCGTATGTGCTTTGAGCGCCATGCTACATCAAAAATACGCAAGGCCGAAGATCTTTTTGCCATACGCACTATGGGTTTTAGGGGCGAGGCCATGGCATCTATAGCAGCAATTGCACAGGTGGAATTAAAAACGCGCCGTCACGATGACGAATTAGGTACCTGTATTGTTATAGAAGGATCGGAAGTGATAAGCCAGGAAGCCTGCTCTGCTAAGACGGGGACAAGCATATCTATTAAAAACCTTTTTTATAATACACCTGCCCGCCGTAACTTTTTAAAAAGCAACCCGGTGGAAATGCGCCATATTATTGACGAATTTCAGCGTGTGGCACTGGCTAACCCGCAGGTTTTTTTAACCATGCACCATGATGGGCAGGAAGTTTATCACTTGCCGGCTGCAGCGCTAAAACAGCGTATAGTGCATTTATTGGGTAATAACTACAACCAGCGCCTGGTACCTGTAGAAGAGGATACCACCATTATTAATTTGCGGGGCTTTGTAGGCAAGCCGGAGTTTGCCCGTAAAACCCGTGGCGAGCAGTTCTTTTTTGTAAATAACCGTTTTATAAAGGACGCTTATTTAAACCATGCTGTGCTAACGGCTTTTCAGGAGTTATTGCCCGATGAAACTTACCCGCTGTATGTGCTTTTTATAGACATCGATCCTTCAAAAATTGATATCAACGTACATCCCACTAAAACAGAAATAAAGTACCAGGACGAGAAGGCTATTTACGCTATTATCCGCTCGGCGGTAAAACGCTCGTTGGGTAAGTACAATATTACCCCAACGCTTGATTTTGACCAGGAGAACAGCATAGGGCACCTTATAACCCCAAAACCTTTTGAAGATATTATACAACCATCCATTGCCTTTAACCCTGATTTTAACCCTTTTGCGGCCGAAAAGAAGATAGAGCGAGAGATTCCCTTTTTGAGAAACACCAACGATCATTATAGCGCCATACCGCGTAACTGGGACACTTTATACGAGATAGGTAAAAAAGAGGAGACCCTGCAGCACGAGATGCATGCCGAAAAGAGTATCCCTATTGATGAGCAGGATATCAGTAAAACCAGCGAAAAGCAATTCTTTCAGGTACATAACAGGTTCATCCTATCGCAGATAAAATCGGGCTTTATGCTTATTAATCAGCAAGCCGCGCACGAGCGTATTTTGTACGAACGTTTTTTACAGCAATTACAAAACCATTCCGGAGTGAGCCAGCAAAGCTTATTTCCGCAATCGGTTACACTAAACAGCAGCGATTTTGAGTTATTGAAAGAGTTATTACCTGATATTAGGGCATTAGGCTTTGACATACGCGAGTTTGGTAAAAACACAGTGGTGGTTGAAGGTATACCGGCTGATATTACCAACGCTAACGAGCACCAGTTATTAGAACAATTATTAGAAGGCTTTAAAAACAACCTTGCTATATTAAAGTTAGATAAGCGCGACAACCTTGCCCGCTCGCTTGCCCGTAACGCAGCGCTTAAAGCGGGGGTAAAATTATCTATGGAAGAAATGAACCAATTGGTTGACCAGCTTTTTGCCTGCCAAATGCCAAACCTTGCGCTAAATGGCAAGCCTGTAATTAGTACCTTTACATTGAACGAACTGGCCGAGCGATTTGAAAAATAA
- a CDS encoding rhomboid family intramembrane serine protease — protein MQSPFANIPPVVKNLLIINVIFFIATYALGQFIDLKSILAAYYPFSPSFRPWQILTYMFMHAGFQHIFFNMFALYMFGPMLEYTLGSKKFFNYYFITGIGGYVLYMAVQAIQIHAITGGFTIPHPELEASYFQYGSQENAQALYAYFNFPMLGASGAVFGILAGFGMLFPNLEMMILFIPVPIKAKYVVIGYIAIELFSGIGQFAGDSVAHFAHLGGALFGFILLKIWGTKRPNNFY, from the coding sequence ATGCAATCACCGTTTGCTAATATTCCACCGGTTGTAAAAAACCTGTTAATTATAAATGTTATCTTTTTTATTGCAACCTATGCATTGGGTCAATTTATTGATCTGAAAAGTATTTTAGCAGCCTATTATCCATTTTCACCATCATTCAGGCCATGGCAAATACTTACTTACATGTTTATGCATGCGGGTTTCCAGCATATATTCTTTAATATGTTTGCCCTGTACATGTTCGGCCCTATGCTGGAATATACTTTAGGTTCAAAAAAATTCTTTAACTATTATTTTATCACCGGTATTGGCGGTTATGTTCTTTACATGGCGGTACAAGCCATACAAATACATGCTATAACAGGTGGATTCACTATACCGCACCCCGAGTTAGAGGCTTCGTATTTTCAGTATGGGAGCCAGGAAAATGCGCAGGCTTTATATGCCTATTTTAATTTTCCAATGTTAGGCGCATCAGGTGCAGTATTTGGTATACTGGCAGGCTTTGGCATGTTGTTTCCAAATTTAGAAATGATGATATTGTTTATACCTGTACCCATTAAAGCTAAGTATGTGGTCATCGGTTATATCGCTATCGAATTATTCTCCGGTATCGGGCAGTTTGCCGGCGATTCGGTAGCACATTTTGCTCACCTTGGCGGGGCATTATTTGGCTTTATTTTGTTAAAAATTTGGGGTACAAAAAGGCCTAACAATTTCTATTAA
- a CDS encoding rhomboid family intramembrane serine protease codes for MSTLWQDIQYKLLKSGNKLTLLIGINVIVFLVINILAVVEQLFSGFGNSVILNFTNEYLLLPASLPKLLYRFWTPLTYMFMHAGIFHILFNMLWLYWMGQIFEEYLGNKRTIGLYLFGGLAGGILFIICYNIIPAFTSVNAAQGAVVVGASASVMAIVFATATLLPDYTVSLMFIGPVKLKWIALFYVVIDFLGIAGANAGGEIAHLGGALFGFMYIKQMQRGNDWILGISKLFTPKPKMKVVNNTGSAVKTPTKPRQEDIDRILDKISSKGYDSLSKQEKETLFRASNNNEG; via the coding sequence ATGAGCACCCTTTGGCAAGATATTCAATACAAGCTGTTAAAGTCGGGCAATAAGTTAACCTTGCTCATAGGTATTAACGTTATTGTTTTCCTGGTTATAAATATATTAGCTGTTGTTGAGCAGCTTTTTAGCGGTTTCGGCAATAGTGTAATACTCAATTTTACTAACGAATACCTGCTTTTACCGGCATCGTTACCTAAATTGCTTTATCGTTTTTGGACACCTCTTACCTATATGTTTATGCATGCAGGTATCTTTCACATCCTGTTTAATATGCTTTGGCTGTATTGGATGGGGCAAATATTTGAGGAGTATCTTGGTAACAAACGCACTATAGGTTTATATCTATTTGGTGGCCTTGCCGGTGGTATATTATTTATAATTTGTTATAACATTATACCTGCCTTTACCAGCGTTAATGCCGCACAAGGAGCGGTGGTGGTAGGGGCTTCGGCAAGTGTTATGGCTATTGTATTTGCCACCGCCACATTACTGCCTGATTATACCGTATCATTAATGTTTATAGGGCCCGTAAAATTAAAGTGGATAGCTTTATTTTATGTAGTGATAGATTTTTTGGGTATAGCAGGTGCTAACGCAGGCGGAGAAATTGCCCACCTTGGCGGCGCTTTATTTGGCTTTATGTACATTAAACAAATGCAGCGCGGCAACGATTGGATATTGGGTATAAGCAAATTATTTACACCCAAGCCAAAAATGAAGGTGGTTAATAACACAGGTAGCGCAGTTAAAACGCCCACAAAACCACGGCAAGAAGATATTGACCGTATTTTAGATAAGATATCAAGTAAAGGTTATGACAGCCTGAGCAAGCAGGAGAAAGAAACACTATTCAGAGCAAGCAACAATAATGAAGGCTAA
- a CDS encoding endonuclease/exonuclease/phosphatase family protein: MKAKKRELPFFDKLFLWLNVMLCLALLLSYLAPNTDPRTFWPIAFFGLAYPPLLLANVLMMVYWIIRKSYLSFVSVICILVGYKVLTNNIGFRLPASNVKSTSPRAVRLMTYNVHNFKHYGSKNDVSTKREILALITEQKPDIIGIQEFYTRKKGEYDMIDSIKKIMGAKYYYFEPFSSSSSESIGMAIFSKFPIKNHGLIMLTFKGSTNQCLYVDVENNDVKFRMYSVHLQSINFQPQDYEYLGTLSKQGKTNMGATKRLGSKLKSAFLKRSDQVVIIKDHAKTCTTPYIISGDFNDTPASFSVNQMAKGLKNAFCEKGSGLGRTYNGDFPNYQIDYVMVSPGFNVADYQIIEKKLSDHYPLRTDLVLK; this comes from the coding sequence ATGAAGGCTAAAAAGCGGGAGTTGCCTTTTTTTGACAAGCTTTTTTTATGGCTTAACGTAATGTTATGCCTTGCATTGCTGTTAAGCTACTTAGCACCTAACACGGACCCCAGAACATTTTGGCCAATTGCTTTTTTTGGCCTTGCCTACCCGCCGTTACTACTGGCTAATGTGCTCATGATGGTTTACTGGATCATCCGTAAAAGTTATTTATCGTTTGTATCGGTAATATGCATATTAGTTGGCTACAAGGTTTTAACAAATAACATCGGTTTCAGGCTGCCGGCAAGCAATGTAAAATCAACCAGCCCACGGGCGGTGCGTTTAATGACTTATAACGTGCATAATTTTAAGCATTATGGCTCAAAAAATGATGTATCGACCAAGCGGGAGATATTGGCGCTGATCACAGAGCAAAAGCCAGATATAATAGGCATACAGGAGTTTTATACCCGCAAAAAAGGCGAGTATGATATGATAGACTCCATCAAAAAAATAATGGGGGCCAAATATTATTATTTCGAGCCTTTTAGTTCTTCAAGCTCCGAATCTATAGGGATGGCCATATTTTCAAAATTCCCTATAAAAAACCATGGCCTTATTATGCTTACGTTTAAGGGAAGTACTAACCAGTGCCTGTATGTTGATGTAGAAAATAATGATGTTAAGTTTAGGATGTACAGCGTACACCTGCAATCCATTAACTTTCAACCGCAGGATTACGAGTATTTGGGTACACTCTCAAAACAAGGGAAAACTAATATGGGGGCTACCAAGCGCCTGGGTAGTAAATTAAAAAGCGCTTTTTTAAAGCGCAGCGACCAGGTAGTGATCATAAAGGATCATGCTAAGACCTGTACTACACCGTATATCATATCAGGCGACTTTAATGATACGCCGGCATCATTCTCGGTAAACCAAATGGCCAAAGGGCTTAAAAACGCGTTTTGCGAAAAGGGATCGGGATTGGGCCGTACCTATAACGGCGATTTCCCGAACTACCAGATAGATTATGTGATGGTTAGTCCGGGTTTTAATGTGGCCGATTACCAGATCATTGAGAAAAAATTGTCAGACCACTATCCTTTACGCACCGACCTGGTATTAAAATAA
- a CDS encoding cysteine--tRNA ligase, with amino-acid sequence MEQKLFVYNTLTRKKEEFIPLNEGHVGMYVCGPTVYSDVHLGNCRTFISFDLIFRYLLHLGYKVRYVRNITDAGHLEGDSDEGEDKVSKKAKIAQLEPMEIVQKYTVDFHEVMKIFNALPPSIEPTATGHIIEQIELVKEILAKGYAYEENGSIYFDVEKYNQTQDYGILNGRKLEDMLNNTRSLGGQHEKHGKLDFALWIKAKPEHLMKWPSPWGVGFPGWHLECSAMSSKYLGHQFDIHGGGIDLMPTHHTNEIAQSVACCGKNPANYWLHTNMLTTNGQKMSKSLGNSFLPHELFLGTHPLLKKGYSPMTVRFFFMQASYRSTVDFSNEAIEAAEIFYKRLAEAAKKLVTLEQNALIAVDAEADATINEFCDDCYHGMNDNFNSPKTLEALSNLSKWINTFATGTRNSGEIAANTFERMKKTYNDFFFDVLGLKQDDNENADTDELLSLIVKLRNEAKANKDYATSDKIREGLKQIGFQLNDNKQGTTDWIKI; translated from the coding sequence ATGGAACAAAAATTATTTGTTTACAACACTTTAACACGTAAGAAAGAAGAGTTTATACCGCTTAACGAAGGCCATGTTGGCATGTACGTTTGCGGCCCCACTGTATACAGCGATGTTCATTTAGGCAACTGCCGTACGTTTATATCATTCGATCTTATTTTTCGCTACCTGCTGCACCTGGGCTATAAGGTGCGTTATGTGCGAAATATTACTGATGCCGGCCACCTGGAGGGCGATAGTGATGAGGGCGAGGACAAAGTATCTAAAAAGGCTAAGATAGCACAGTTAGAGCCTATGGAGATCGTTCAAAAGTACACGGTTGATTTTCATGAGGTGATGAAAATATTTAATGCGCTGCCACCAAGTATTGAGCCTACTGCAACCGGGCACATTATTGAGCAGATTGAATTGGTTAAAGAGATATTAGCTAAAGGATATGCTTATGAAGAGAACGGATCAATATACTTTGATGTTGAAAAATACAACCAAACCCAGGATTACGGCATACTAAACGGCCGTAAGCTGGAGGATATGCTGAATAACACCCGAAGTTTAGGTGGCCAGCACGAAAAACATGGCAAGCTTGATTTTGCACTTTGGATAAAGGCTAAACCCGAGCATTTAATGAAATGGCCTTCGCCCTGGGGCGTGGGTTTCCCGGGATGGCATCTTGAATGTTCGGCCATGAGCAGTAAATACTTAGGTCACCAGTTTGATATACATGGCGGTGGGATAGACCTGATGCCTACACATCATACCAACGAGATAGCGCAAAGCGTAGCCTGCTGCGGTAAAAATCCCGCAAATTATTGGCTGCATACTAACATGCTTACCACCAACGGGCAAAAAATGTCAAAATCGTTGGGGAATAGCTTTTTGCCGCACGAATTGTTTTTAGGCACACACCCCTTGCTTAAAAAGGGCTATAGCCCCATGACGGTGCGATTCTTTTTTATGCAGGCCAGCTACCGCAGCACGGTTGATTTTAGTAACGAAGCGATTGAGGCAGCAGAAATTTTTTATAAAAGGCTTGCTGAGGCTGCAAAAAAATTGGTCACGCTTGAACAAAACGCGTTAATAGCTGTTGATGCGGAGGCTGATGCTACGATAAACGAGTTTTGTGATGACTGCTATCATGGCATGAATGACAATTTTAACTCGCCGAAAACGTTAGAAGCACTAAGTAATTTATCTAAATGGATAAATACATTTGCAACTGGAACACGTAATTCGGGAGAAATAGCTGCTAATACATTTGAACGGATGAAGAAAACTTACAATGATTTCTTTTTCGATGTTTTAGGGTTAAAGCAGGATGATAATGAGAATGCCGATACAGATGAGCTGTTGAGCCTGATTGTTAAGCTGCGTAACGAAGCTAAAGCAAACAAGGATTACGCAACATCAGATAAGATACGTGAAGGCCTTAAGCAAATAGGTTTTCAATTAAACGATAACAAACAAGGTACTACCGACTGGATAAAAATATAA
- a CDS encoding nuclear transport factor 2 family protein, translated as MRKLILAATILSGLSFNALAQTAPTPVTVQKVVTAEQDFNKLVERKGIKQGFLSVADVEGIVFKPNPVKITEFYSTIDKQPGKLSWEPKFARISANGDLGFTAGPYVYQNGKTEDDKLYGDYVSVWRLDADGKFKLLIDLGIQHPEAEQAAIVDFKEPDLSKQKAASKDPFNGKNVILATDKTLNHSLEISALAAYKEFLSPEGRYYFPGFQPMTGPDKILKFLDNEGISISAETLNAGRSTSNDLAYSYGRARIKKGNIVNNYNYVRIWEVDATHKWNMLLEIFSTVEN; from the coding sequence ATGAGAAAATTAATATTAGCGGCTACCATTTTATCAGGTTTAAGCTTTAATGCATTAGCACAAACTGCTCCTACACCTGTTACTGTGCAAAAGGTTGTTACAGCCGAACAAGACTTTAACAAACTGGTTGAGCGCAAGGGTATTAAACAAGGTTTTTTGAGTGTGGCAGATGTTGAAGGCATAGTATTTAAACCTAATCCTGTTAAAATAACTGAGTTTTACAGCACTATAGATAAGCAACCCGGAAAATTGAGCTGGGAGCCTAAATTTGCGCGTATATCTGCCAATGGCGATCTTGGCTTTACTGCCGGCCCATATGTTTATCAAAACGGTAAAACCGAGGATGATAAGCTATATGGCGATTACGTATCCGTATGGCGTTTAGATGCCGATGGCAAATTTAAGCTGTTGATAGATTTAGGCATACAACACCCTGAGGCTGAACAAGCTGCTATTGTTGACTTTAAGGAGCCCGATCTTTCAAAGCAAAAGGCGGCAAGTAAAGATCCTTTTAACGGTAAAAACGTAATATTAGCTACTGACAAAACCCTCAATCACTCGTTAGAAATATCGGCCCTGGCGGCATATAAGGAGTTTTTGAGCCCCGAAGGCCGTTATTACTTCCCTGGCTTTCAGCCAATGACAGGGCCGGATAAGATATTGAAGTTTTTGGATAATGAGGGTATCAGTATCAGTGCCGAAACGTTAAACGCGGGCCGGTCTACCAGTAACGACCTGGCTTACAGTTATGGCCGTGCACGTATAAAAAAGGGCAATATTGTTAATAATTACAACTACGTTAGGATATGGGAAGTGGATGCTACACACAAGTGGAACATGCTGCTTGAAATATTTTCGACTGTAGAAAATTAA
- a CDS encoding MoxR family ATPase, which yields MQYRSDVEAADALKNAYQQIRTEIGKVIIGQDEVIKYVLISIFSNGHCLLVGVPGLAKTLLVQTISQVLDLDFKRIQFTPDLMPSDIIGSEILGEDRNFKFIPGPVFSNIILADEINRTPPKTQAALLEAMQEKAVTAAGVTHKLSQPFFVLATQNPIEQEGTYPLPEAQLDRFMFNVALDYPTFAEELQVVKNTTSTNKVSVNKQLNAAQIIYFQQLVRNIPVTDNVLEYAVKLVSKTRPNSEFATPQVKRLLNWGAGPRASQFLILGAKCHAVLNGKYSPDIEDVQAVAKPILSHRIVRSYHAEAEGLTANDIIETLF from the coding sequence ATGCAATACCGCTCGGATGTAGAGGCTGCCGATGCATTGAAAAATGCTTATCAGCAAATTCGTACAGAAATTGGCAAGGTTATTATAGGCCAGGACGAGGTTATTAAGTATGTATTGATATCTATCTTTAGCAATGGGCATTGCCTGTTGGTAGGGGTACCCGGCCTGGCAAAAACATTGCTGGTGCAAACCATATCGCAGGTTTTAGACCTCGACTTTAAGCGCATCCAGTTTACCCCCGACCTGATGCCTTCTGACATTATAGGGTCGGAGATTTTGGGCGAGGACCGGAACTTTAAATTCATCCCCGGCCCGGTTTTTTCAAATATTATTTTGGCCGACGAGATAAACCGTACGCCGCCAAAAACGCAGGCCGCCCTTTTAGAGGCTATGCAAGAAAAAGCCGTTACCGCGGCCGGTGTTACCCACAAGCTTTCACAGCCGTTTTTTGTACTGGCCACACAAAACCCTATTGAGCAGGAAGGCACCTACCCCCTGCCCGAAGCCCAGTTAGACCGTTTTATGTTTAACGTAGCTTTAGACTATCCAACATTTGCCGAGGAGCTGCAAGTGGTTAAAAACACTACCAGCACCAATAAGGTTAGCGTTAATAAGCAATTAAACGCCGCACAGATCATTTATTTCCAGCAATTGGTACGCAATATACCCGTAACCGATAATGTGCTTGAATACGCTGTAAAGCTGGTATCAAAAACCCGCCCCAACAGCGAGTTTGCCACACCTCAGGTAAAGCGTCTATTAAACTGGGGCGCCGGGCCGCGTGCATCGCAGTTTTTGATACTGGGCGCCAAATGCCACGCTGTATTAAACGGAAAGTACTCGCCGGATATTGAGGATGTGCAGGCAGTGGCTAAGCCCATACTAAGCCACCGCATTGTGCGCAGCTACCACGCCGAGGCCGAAGGCCTTACTGCAAATGATATTATTGAAACCTTGTTCTAA